The Drosophila mauritiana strain mau12 chromosome 2R, ASM438214v1, whole genome shotgun sequence genome has a segment encoding these proteins:
- the LOC117138595 gene encoding ras-like GTP-binding protein Rho1: MTTIRKKLVIVGDGACGKTCLLIVFSKDQFPEVYVPTVFENYVADIEVDGKQVELALWDTAGQEDYDRLRPLSYPDTDVILMCFSVDSPDSLENIPEKWTPEVKHFCPNVPIILVGNKKDLRNDPNTIRDLAKMKQEPVKPQEGRAMAEKINAFAYLECSAKSKEGVRDVFETATRAALQVKKRKKTRCLLL, from the exons ATGACGACGATTCGCAAGAAATTGGTAATTGTCGGCGACGGTGCCTGCGGTAAAACTTGCCTTCTGATTGTCTTCAGCAAAGATCAGTTCCCCGAGGTCTATGTGCCCACCGTATTCGAGAATTATGTGGCCGACATCGAGGTGGATGGCAAACAG GTGGAGCTGGCCTTGTGGGATACGGCCGGGCAGGAGGACTACGACAGACTACGACCGCTGAGCTATCCCGACACTGACGTCATACTGATGTGTTTCTCAGTGGATTCACCCGATTCGCTAGAAAATATTCCTGAAAAATGGACCCCAGAG GTCAAACACTTTTGTCCAAATGTTCCAATCATTTTGGTAGGAAATAAGAAAGATTTGCGAAATGATCCCAACACAATTCGG GATCTAGCAAAAATGAAGCAGGAGCCGGTGAAGCCGCAGGAGGGTCGCGCCATGGCCGAGAAGATTAATGCCTTTGCCTATTTGGAGTGTTCGGCTAAGTCCAAGGAGGGTGTGCGAGATGTTTTCGAGACGGCAACTAGGGCCGCGCTGCAAGTCAAAAAGAGGAAGAAGACCAGATGCCTTTTGCTCTAA